The Fulvivirga ligni genome window below encodes:
- a CDS encoding nucleoside deaminase — translation MDFYKEALNQAKKGLHEGGIPIGAVLEKDGQILGQGHNQRVQQNNPILHGEMDCIQNAGRQSSYEGATMYTTLSPCMMCTGTILQFKIKKVVIGENVNFEGNIPFLESQGVEVVLLNDSETIEMMSTFIKENPKLWNEDIAE, via the coding sequence ATGGATTTTTATAAAGAAGCATTAAACCAGGCCAAAAAAGGCCTCCATGAGGGCGGAATTCCTATTGGAGCAGTACTGGAGAAAGACGGGCAGATTTTAGGACAGGGGCATAATCAGAGGGTTCAGCAAAATAACCCCATTCTTCATGGCGAGATGGACTGCATACAAAATGCTGGCAGACAGAGCTCTTATGAAGGAGCCACCATGTATACCACTTTGAGCCCGTGCATGATGTGCACCGGGACTATTCTTCAATTTAAGATCAAGAAAGTAGTAATTGGTGAGAATGTAAATTTTGAAGGCAATATTCCCTTTCTGGAATCACAAGGGGTGGAGGTAGTACTTTTAAATGATAGTGAAACCATCGAAATGATGAGCACCTTCATCAAAGAAAATCCTAAGCTGTGGAATGAAGATATTGCTGAATAG
- a CDS encoding UxaA family hydrolase — MAHRLLKIHPKDNVLVALDDLKAGETVQYEGKDITLIHDVPAKHKFAQVDLHEGDKILMYGNLVGKAVELIPEGEVLTTANVKHEASGFTERTGQFQWSGPDVSKWEGKTFMGYHRADGQVGTANYWLVIPLVFCENRNVNTIKQAFMDELGFGHQDVYKSYVQQMVDLYQSGKTAEIETLAFQETELAQQTRLFENVDGIRFLTHEGGCGGIRQDSEMLCGLLAGYINNPNVAGATVLSLGCQNAQISILQEKLNKINANQSKPVIILEQQQEGTEQEMLAKAIRKTFLALVDADKQKREPAPLSKLVIGLECGGSDGFSGISANPTVGQVSDFIVELGGKSILSEFPELCGVEQELINRCVNDDIATKFSSLMRAYAHAAEAVGSGFDMNPSPGNIKDGLITDAIKSAGAAKKGGTSPVVDVLDYTEYATKPGLNLLCTPGNDVESTTAMAGSGANIILFTTGLGTPTGNPVTPVIKVSSNTKLAEKMPDIIDVDTGPVIAGEKTIEEMGTVLLDHIIEVASGNVKTKAMQLDQADFIPWKRGVSL; from the coding sequence ATGGCGCACAGATTACTAAAAATTCATCCTAAGGATAATGTTCTGGTGGCACTAGATGACCTGAAAGCAGGGGAAACAGTGCAATATGAGGGAAAAGACATCACATTAATTCATGATGTACCCGCCAAGCACAAATTTGCACAAGTAGACCTTCATGAAGGTGATAAAATACTTATGTACGGTAATCTGGTGGGTAAGGCAGTGGAGTTGATACCTGAGGGTGAAGTACTTACCACCGCTAATGTAAAACATGAAGCCTCTGGCTTTACGGAAAGGACAGGTCAGTTTCAATGGTCTGGACCTGATGTGAGTAAATGGGAAGGCAAAACATTTATGGGTTATCATAGAGCTGATGGTCAGGTAGGTACAGCCAATTATTGGCTGGTAATACCTTTGGTCTTCTGTGAAAACAGAAATGTAAATACCATCAAGCAAGCCTTTATGGATGAGCTTGGCTTTGGCCATCAGGATGTATATAAGTCATATGTACAGCAAATGGTAGACCTTTACCAGTCTGGCAAAACAGCAGAGATAGAAACGCTGGCCTTTCAGGAAACTGAACTTGCCCAGCAAACAAGGCTATTTGAAAACGTAGATGGCATTCGCTTTTTGACTCACGAAGGTGGCTGTGGCGGCATAAGACAAGACTCTGAAATGCTTTGTGGCCTATTGGCTGGATATATTAATAATCCTAATGTGGCCGGTGCAACCGTACTTAGCCTGGGCTGCCAAAATGCACAGATCAGCATTTTGCAGGAGAAGCTTAACAAAATCAATGCAAACCAGTCTAAGCCCGTTATCATTTTAGAGCAACAGCAGGAAGGTACCGAGCAGGAAATGCTGGCTAAAGCCATTAGAAAGACATTCCTGGCATTGGTTGATGCTGACAAGCAAAAGAGAGAACCAGCACCTCTCAGCAAGTTGGTTATTGGGTTAGAATGTGGTGGATCAGACGGTTTCTCTGGTATATCTGCTAACCCTACTGTAGGTCAGGTGTCTGATTTTATTGTGGAGTTGGGAGGAAAATCTATTCTTTCAGAGTTTCCGGAATTATGTGGCGTGGAGCAGGAATTGATCAATCGCTGCGTGAATGATGATATAGCCACTAAATTCTCATCGCTTATGAGGGCTTATGCCCACGCTGCTGAGGCAGTTGGATCAGGCTTTGATATGAACCCTAGCCCTGGAAATATTAAAGACGGCCTTATAACCGATGCTATTAAATCAGCAGGGGCAGCAAAGAAAGGAGGTACATCACCGGTAGTTGACGTTTTGGATTATACTGAATATGCTACCAAACCGGGCTTAAACCTGCTTTGTACCCCAGGAAATGACGTTGAGAGCACCACAGCCATGGCTGGTTCTGGCGCTAACATAATATTATTCACCACCGGTTTAGGTACACCTACGGGAAACCCTGTGACCCCGGTAATCAAAGTATCATCCAATACTAAATTAGCTGAGAAAATGCCGGACATCATTGATGTAGATACAGGACCTGTCATTGCTGGTGAGAAAACTATTGAAGAAATGGGAACAGTTTTATTAGATCATATCATTGAGGTCGCCAGCGGAAATGTTAAAACCAAGGCTATGCAATTAGATCAGGCTGATTTCATACCCTGGAAGCGAGGTGTTTCGCTTTAA
- a CDS encoding NUDIX hydrolase: protein MINQYKNEDKTLLAVDCIIFGFDNEELKLLLIKRDFEPEKGKWSLMGGFLKQNETLNEAASRVLTHLTGLHDVYMEQLYSFSELDRDPVERTISVAYFALINLNDHDKELTESHSAKWFSLKDMPKLIFDHDAMVQHAIRRLRYRTATQPIGFELLPEKFTMRQLQKLYEAIYDQTLDKRNFTKKINGMDLLLRLDEKDMTSSKKGSYLFKFDEQKYKEKVMDGFSFKV from the coding sequence ATGATCAACCAGTACAAGAACGAGGATAAAACTCTATTAGCGGTAGACTGTATAATTTTTGGCTTTGATAACGAAGAGTTAAAACTATTACTTATCAAAAGGGATTTTGAGCCGGAAAAAGGTAAATGGTCTCTTATGGGTGGTTTCCTTAAGCAAAATGAAACCCTCAACGAAGCTGCCAGCCGCGTTCTTACTCACCTCACTGGTTTACACGATGTATACATGGAGCAGCTCTACAGCTTCAGTGAGCTAGATAGAGACCCGGTGGAAAGGACCATTTCAGTTGCTTATTTCGCTTTGATCAATTTGAATGATCATGATAAAGAATTAACGGAGAGCCATTCTGCTAAGTGGTTTAGCTTAAAAGACATGCCGAAGCTTATTTTCGATCATGATGCCATGGTACAGCATGCCATACGCAGACTACGATACAGAACAGCCACTCAACCCATTGGTTTTGAGCTTCTTCCCGAAAAGTTTACTATGAGGCAACTACAGAAATTGTATGAAGCCATCTATGATCAAACACTGGATAAAAGGAACTTCACTAAAAAGATCAATGGAATGGATTTACTCCTAAGGCTTGATGAAAAGGACATGACCTCTTCCAAGAAAGGTTCTTACCTGTTCAAGTTTGATGAGCAAAAATACAAGGAGAAGGTCATGGACGGTTTTTCTTTCAAAGTTTAA
- a CDS encoding EVE domain-containing protein produces MKNFIIVVSKDHAERGKQAGFVQSGHGNKFFLNRMSKGDHVIFYASKKKNGDTKPYQKFTAIAKIMDDEPFQTEVSDTFKPWRRKAEYVKTSDQDIQPLIDKLNFIPLKNKWGHPLMSGFVEIGQEDFELIASNMEVSES; encoded by the coding sequence ATGAAGAATTTTATAATAGTTGTATCAAAAGATCATGCAGAGCGTGGTAAGCAGGCCGGGTTTGTACAGTCCGGGCATGGGAATAAGTTTTTCCTTAACAGAATGTCTAAAGGAGACCATGTGATTTTCTATGCCTCAAAGAAGAAAAATGGAGATACAAAGCCCTATCAAAAATTTACTGCCATAGCCAAAATTATGGATGATGAGCCTTTTCAAACTGAGGTGTCTGATACTTTTAAGCCCTGGAGGCGTAAAGCAGAATATGTGAAAACGTCAGATCAGGACATTCAGCCATTAATAGATAAGCTAAACTTTATACCACTGAAAAATAAATGGGGACACCCTTTAATGTCAGGCTTTGTAGAAATAGGGCAGGAAGATTTTGAGCTGATAGCTTCTAATATGGAGGTTTCAGAGTCTTAA